The Primulina tabacum isolate GXHZ01 chromosome 1, ASM2559414v2, whole genome shotgun sequence genome contains the following window.
ATACGAAATCATTTctcaatttttttctcaaatccaaatctTTGAATgcaaatttataattattttaatttttatgaggTTTAAGAATGTTGCAGTCCTTGGGCCTGGGCTGCAATTCACACTTGTCTGATGTCCTCTTCAATCAAAGAATAATATGGGCCGAACAatcttcaaaataattgtttagtAAAGTAGACATATATTTTGTACAATAAATTACCttttaaaatgaaatatttatgaataatgaatatatttgacattaatcacctttaaaatgaaatatttatgaatAATGAATATATTTGAGATTAATCAcctatactttattttaaatttcatttttacattttattttttgaaattgtataaGTAAATATTTCGGGAGAAAAATGTCTATCCTCCTCGACGCTTGTTCTATAAAAAGATTTAATATGAatattaaaaattgaaaattttaatattatttaaattaatatggaTGGTGTGAAAACGTTTAACAAAAATGTTAAAGTAAAATAAGAAAACAATGAgacgaaaaaaaaaaagaaaaaaaaaagagagacaACATCATCAATGATTCCACCTTTGAGAACTATGTTCatgtttataataaaaaataatattttgacataaaaagtaatatcttTTATGAgtaacccaaataaaatatgcGTATAAAAAATTGactcgtgaaatcgtctcacataaatttttgtgttTAAATAATGAGTACTTGAATTCAATTAAGCATATGTAACTCGAGCCCTCATTGTTtgctaacaaaaaaaaaaaaaaaaaagtccaACTCCTCAATGTGTGATTAAAAGAAAAATCTTACAACGGTTACAATAGACTTCAAATCTTACGATAATTAATGTACATGCCATGATATGAAgatatttttctttcaaaaattttgttcactgcttttaatattatatttacaaTCTAGATTGAGTTTTATCaaacacaaaaactcatgtgtAACGTTTTCACatatcaattttgtgaaacaagTCTCTAACTTAACCcgactcatgaaaaatattattttttatgtagtATTATTTTCACTTTTGTTAATTATGTATAATTAATattggataatatttgatttttaatttgaatgaaaattaatattttttaagtaaaaaatattacttttcgcgacatttaaaaaattaatcgaccgtctaaataaaataaatttataagacAGTTACACATTAAACATACTCCTTTTTTATGTGATTCatctaatattaaaaatatataatctgTTTTATAGTTATACATCCAATAGATCAGATCGCTCGTCTCACAAAACAGATAGTATTCAACTACACTATGAAAATCTAAGTGTAAAACTTCCTATAAATTGGGTAAATGTGTTTGTTCCGTAAAAACCGTTAATATTACGTCAGCAGTTATATAACATTGAATGATTTGGCATGATGGGATGTCTATTAGTATGATGTAATAACAAATTTATTGCGCATCAAACTCCATAGGGGAATCATATCGTCAAACTAAGAATGAATAGTTTTCACGTGTGGTCAGTAATTTATTTAGGTTTGTgaaaaaaatatctattttttagTATATTGAGCTgatttatcaaaaaaatttgtacaatatcaatttgatatcaaaattttcgaagcgataacaatataaattttgaatttttttgatatatttcgaaataatatatataatgtaaaaattaaataataaaagtaattttcttgaaaaagttATTTTTTATGTATAAAATAGTATATACTCATATCGTACAAAGATCTCGGTATATCGCAACATTTCGATATAATTGATATACTAATTATACACGCCGAAAATGGATACGGTgtcaatataattttttttaatacaatatataatatatttttcgttACGATACGTCATACTACTCTTAGAattttatcgaatttaagtTGGACCACACGAATGGGTGTTAGCTGGCATCATTTCCAGACAATTTATTAAAGCTGGCCCATTCGTCGGCTACTATTAAACAACAATTTGGGCTTTGAGCAAAATCTTTCAGCccctcaaatttttattttaaaattttttggtcCATGTGGGCCTATTTGTCTTATCTAACCCATATCAATCATGACTAATATAATTTGCGAGGCCCACAAAATTAAATGGTCCTTCTGCCTGGTCGAACTTCCGAAAATACCCTCCACTGAGGCATGAACCTTCTCCTTTCTTCTTAGTCACGACATTTTTTAAAATCcgtaatttaaaaatttgtagAGCAAATGATACAATATAATTATGATGGGCATACCAAAAGATAAATATCAAACAATACAAACCATAGAAATAGACGTACCACTAAATCACCGTAATATACAATAGCAAGAAAGCAACAGTAAGAACAATTGAAAACATAtatgttaatttttaaaaacaaactaGAGTCGATGTCCTAAGAAATATTTTCGTCGGGCACACTTTGTATGGAACGAACTATCAAAATAAGTAGTATTTGTACGAGTTTATTTTAagtattttcaatttatttttgttaataaaatatttgaaaatcatacgtaaaagttGATAAGCATTTCAAATAATCCAAGTGATGAGCTACGATGATATTCTAGATATCTCAAAAAGTCTTTTTACCGAAACCATACGTAGCCAGCCAACCCTTAACTCTGCCCCGAAGGCTCGATCTAATGAAAGTGATTTCTTGTCGGCtagttattaaaatatataatttcaaaataaaataaaatgaactcACCAAATGCAACAAACGAACTCCAAATTCAAGGAAAATAATAACTTTTTAAAAATGATATCGGCCGCACTTTGaataaacaattttaaaaaataacagaCAAATCAAAGTGTCACGTGGTATTTAAGTATTTAGAATTTCCCATCGGGGGATATTGTTGTAAGAAATTATTTGAGGGTTGCAAAAGGTAATAaaactatataaaaaaaaattaaaatgttattttaactaataaataaaatccagttttaaaaaaattcgattttttatataaatatttttattgacaaGAGCTAGCAATTATTCACCAACTTAGCATCAAGCGTAAAATTGtggggaaaaaaataaaaaattaggcTCCatgtttaaaaaaacaaaagtaaTGCCAAATCATAATTATTCTTAATTGCTCAAACGATTTTTCATCCATAGACAAACTTGCTAAAATGTTAAATTCGACGTTGTGaaataaaatatgatatggaTGTTTTTACAATTGGGCGATTTCTCTCATTTTAAAAACAGACATATGGGTCTCGCGGCATCGCGGATGTCTAGCAGCAATGGAcgtatcaaaattatatatgtgtACTCTCCAAAATATCTAAAATTTATTGAAGGAATTAATTCTCATATATACtattacttgggttatctttccttgatttttttttggaaaattgtattttttataTCGTAAATTTGTCTGTTTTTGATTTTGGTCTTTCTGTTTCAGATTTAAGTCTTAATATGTTTTCTTTCCccaattttagtatttttccCGAGTGATTGTGTGATGCTACATCAACATTAcaaatgaaagaactaaaattatataaaaaaaaattattagatatgagactatttgaaatttgataacatatcaaaaaaagaaaagaaaagaaaaatacctggtcaaaatcacaatttccctgagttttttttttttatggctTTGGTGAGTTAGAAAACTAATTTGCTTAGCAAAACACAGAATTGGTGCAATTGTTAATTGGAACAGGGAGACATTTCTTTTATGACTAAAAACTAGATTTTTGTATTACTAATATATTTGATTCATTGTATTATCACCGACCTTACTTGAGATACATAGAATAAAATCTATTTAACCGAATACATGACATTAGTTCAGCGTGGAACCAAATTGTCTTATATATCCACCGACTACATTTCTTTAATTTCTTGATGTGTAATTTTTTCACTTTTGGTCTAAGTTCAAATGCTAACTCAATGAAAATGATTGTCTAAGTTCATATATACGATTCTCAAGAGTTTTAATCCATTCAATGCGAGATAAGTAACACACTCCTCCACGTTCGTGAATTAACAACTGGAGCGTAAAATTCACAAGACATTAGCAGATGCTCCACGAGGGCAATTCAACATATAACGATGAGATTGAGCTCTGGTATTAGATTAAAGATGGATTTAGACCTACATCCTCCTTTCTTGAGTGTAAAATATCACGTCTCAGCtggattaaattttgagaattatATACGTAGAGTTAGACAATCCCAATTTGAACTAGTTTTGGGATGAAGTTATGTCCAAGTAAATATCTTAACACGCTTCAATTTGAAACCAAGATTTAATAAGACTCTCTTCACAATTTCACAAATGCTAGAAATCACACATTGACTTGATTACTTCTTGGCAGTTGAATATATCGACTTGGACAATCTCTTCCCCGAGCTAGTTTTTGGGGTAGAGTTAGACACAAATCCATGATCttaacatgatattttatctcagTTCTTATGTGTTGAACTGCCTTTATGAGTTACCCACTGATGATTATGCTTGATTAAATTATCAATAATTGTGTATATGAGCTTGGATAATATTGTAATATTAAATTGAGTGAAGTTGGACTCAAATCCATAATTTTGACAACAACATTTTTTGTATATTCAAAcataaagattaataatttcGCAAGTACGAGTATGTTTGAAAATCAGAAAAGTAACATAGGCACATAGCTAATTAACTACCAGAGGATAGAAAAGGTTATAAAAATAGTAGGTAGAAGGGTATCTTGTGTGTTCATATTAACACAAATATTAATACACAAAAAGTACGCAAATTGATATTCACGTTTTATTTTCTGTTATCCACACTCAACTTtatgtataaaatatatattaaatttattcacaaatgaaatacaaataacaaaaaataagtACTTCGGACaactataaaatatatacacacatatacaAACATATAAATTGAGGCTTTAAATTAACACTTGAAATcagtatatatattaaaaacatGCATGTTCCGTTAATGAAGTCGAAACTGGTTAAATTATGATGCTATGGCCGGTGAGTGTAAATTGCTTTCTTAAATTTTTCCTtgaacaaaatataaatttaaacaaataatatatatattgtcATCATCAAACCATTAAGTACCCTCATCCCATCTCTGTCGCTGACCCAACGCCTTTTCCCTCCCTTATTTACTGCTAGCTGCTCTCTCATCTCATGTATCCACTTCACTTCAGTAATCCCTTCCCCCCTGATCAGTAACTTACCAAGAGCAAGAAATTACACTACTGTTTCTTGATCCATTTTTCGTACGGACTCCGCTAATGGGTCGTTCCCCGTGCTGCGATAAAATCGGTTTGAAGAAAGGGCCCTGGACTCCTGAAGAAGATCAGAAGCTTTTGGCTTATATCGACCTATATGGCCATGGAAGCTGGCGAGCATTGCCCACAAAATCTGGTACAGTATCCGTTTTCAAATGAAGTTTGCATGTACTCTGTAAATATCTGGCTTTGAAATTAGGTTTTTCTGTGAAACAGGGTTGCAGAGATGCGGGAAGAGTTGCAGATTGAGGTGGACGAATTATTTAAGGCCTGATATTAAAAGAGGCAAGTTCAGTTTACAGGAAGAGCAAAGCATCATTCAGCTCCATGCCCTTTTAGGAAACAGGTAGAATTCGGTCTAGTTTCTACAGTTCCACGATCAATTTCTTCCAACTCCTGTACTGTCAGTCAATTCAACCTTTCCTGAAGTTAAGTTGTTGTGAAAAATAAATCTTTATGGTTTTATTTCCAGTTGTGATGGGTTTTATGTGCCCAGCTTTTACTATATTATGCCATGCAAGAATGGGTTGCTGGACAGTCAATTTTCTAAATGAATCTAAAACTTTGTGGAATAGCACAATTAACATGTTCGGGGTGAATTTACACTTTACAACAAGTTCTTCTGTCATCTTCTGAGACAGATGATTGATTGCCCTATGTCGTTTGTGTGTCGCctttgattgtcttcttctcaGGTGGTCCGCCATAGCCACTCATCTGCCTAAGAGAACAGACAACGAGATCAAGAATTACTGGAACACTCATCTGAAGAAAAGATTGGTTAAAATGGGTATCGACCCCGTGACCCACAAGACCAAGAACGATGCTTTGTTATCCAGCGATGGCCAGTCCAAGAATGCGGCCAATCTCAGCCACATGGCTCAGTGGGAAAGCGCTCGTCTCGAAGCTGAAGCAAGATTGGCCCGGCAATCCAAACTCCGGTCAGCCACGGGCATTTCATTTCAGGTGGAGTTTTATGCTCACTAATTTTTACTAGCTAGGATAACACGAGAAAAGCAGTCAAATTCGTCCTATATCTTGTCGATTTTAGGTTTTGGTAATGAAAAATAGTCAGTTTGATCTCAACAATTTTTTTAGCCATATTTCACCTATGTGCCTATGTGATTATAATATGGTGCCGAAAATTGCTCGCACTACACCAGATATTGCTGGAACATCGAACATTGTTCACTTATCTTATGCAATGTTAGCATTCAGAGTCTCAGACGAAGTAgaactgaaaataaaatgttacTGCACTGATATATACTATTGATCGTTACAGTACGAAAATTCGAATTATGATCTTATTTGCAACTATTTGCAGCATGTTAATGGTTTTAATTAACTGCAAACAGGCCAGGAATTCATGCCAGAACAAGAATCCGGTCGTCACTCTCCGATGTCTCGACGTGTTGAAAGCATGGAAAGGCGACTTTTGGGGTAAAGTAAGTGAAATAGGTGGAGCCAGTGGCGGCACTTCCACGACAGGGATAGGCGGCAGAGAGCTCGAATCCCCAACTTCAACGCTCAGCTCCTCCGCCGTAACTGGACAGCACTCCACCGCCTTCATCGAGTCTCTAGGAAACTGCTCGGAGTCGTATGACGCTGGTATCATGAAAGAAACCGGAGAAGAGTGGAAATTTTTCCCCGTACACACGAACGAGGCTGAGaacccaactgatcagttcccgTCCGAATTACAGGATCCGCCATTTCCAGGGACGGATAACTCTGCAGAGCAAGTTCCTTGTGGGAGTTTCGTGGAAAACTTCACGAACCTTTTGCTCAGTACGTCTTCCGACAGACGCTTCTCCGATGACGGCGGAGACTCGGACATGAACGGAGGCGGCGGCGATTACTGTGAAGAGAACAAGAATTACTGGAACAGCATTCTCCATTTGGTGAATTCTTCGCCTTCTGTTTCACCCATGTTTTGAGAGTTTACAGTAATTAATGTGGAGCAAGTATTACGTACACATATTCCATTTCCACCTTCTCCATCAATGTTCATTTAATTGCGCAATTTCAGATGTATTTTTTTCATTCTccttttttataataataataataataataataataataataataataataataataataataataataaatatgactatattatattataatatgcATAAAATGCGACCATACCCATTAATCATGAGCTTCGTCTCTGTTCcgattaaattataaataatatacacacacacatatcatCATCGTTATTACACAATATATACTGTCTTCCGTCATATATCAGCTTATAAATTAACTCACATGTCCTGTCATATTATAAATTATAGTtgtcataaaaataaatttaatttataatgtAAATAATTGTAATGtagtaatatttaatttttaataaacatttatgtgaaattaaatttgattgTTATAGTGAGATTTAGACTTGTCAAAAAATAGAATAACTAATTACAATATTTCGGACAAATGTGagaaatacataaaatataacttGAAGTAAcaatctaaatttttttattaatataattatatgttCTCTAATATATAATGCTGTAATACTTTATTTAGATCGATTCATTCAATCAAAAATTGATTAAAATGAAtgtggaaataattattttttggtttacaaacttattttatattttgtcgtcgtttattttttttcaaaataatagaTGATTGTTTTCTAAACATAGTTAATAagaatatatcatttaaaaaactAACTAAATACAGAAAGCGAACTATAAATTTGAGCAAcctaaaaaaaaatgaaacataTATTAATTGGCGATAAAGTTTTGGGTACCATCGAATTAAATATGGAATAATTGAGAGTGAGGACCAATTGCATTTACTATTTTGCCTTTTCAAATGACGTGTATCGTCACAAAATTCGTGTCAGATGACTTTTCAACTTCAtccataaattaattaattattactaATTCTTGAAAAATCGTTTTAAAATCTAGAATCACGCAGGTATCGTGCaataataattgttaaaaaataCCAAACATTTagtgtatttatatatatatatatatatatacacacacacacacaatcaagTAACCTACTCCTAGATGAGCCTGGATCCCTAAAATGAACAACCAAATTATTGAACAATAAAATATACATGACTAAAAATCAATTTTGATAACATGACGGATCACAatcacaaaaaataaaacaaaataacaCGAAAACAATTTttcctaaaataaaataacaataaaaatttatatatatatagttatttatatataaaccGAACAAAACTAGCTTATATGCTATATATAGTAGGGGATCTCGATGCATACATATATattgaatttaaatatttaaaaataattttatgtacaaagacatatatatatatatataatattgaattATGCTAAATTAATTTTGCTAATTCTTATTTAATTTGTGCTTGAGCTTTTATCTTGTTATTTTTTTGCTAACAAGTGGAGAATGAATTACTTTAGCAAAGAATATTTggtatattatatgttttagaaaaaaaaaatctagttatTATAGGGTTTAATAACTTTATTATATATacagatatatatattataggGATTATTAGCATTAATATGTAGTTGACGTCATATAAtagtcaaaattatttttcacgTCTGATTTATGCAAGACCACATCGTGAGCAGTCACAATCTGGGGCAACGAAATTAAATACATCACACTCTCTATCTTTAAATAGAGTGAGTTTCGAGCtaaaatgtaaataaataaaaaaaaagtaaagaaagaaagaaagtgAAGATGATTCATTCGATCTGTGTCAAATTTCTCGGCATCAAAACCTTCTGCGTCAAATTTGGCGGGactttctatttttttaattttttcatgtttatttatttttgagaattatataaaaaaattagtttaatAAACAGAAAAGAGTTAATTACATATATTTATCTTGAGGTTTattgtaattataaaaaaactcaactaaattaattaatgaataatTATCTCAAATACACTAAGAAACTCACCACCAACTATCGTTCGATCGAGTAAATATTCGACATATGATCACAGACTTTAAGTAAACCCTTAAAATACTAAAGAAAAACACAAAGATAATAGATCTTTGTGAGATTCGAATTTGAGACCTTGATATCAATCTCTTTGCATGTTCAACTAACCCAAAACTGGCATTtcatgctgctgctgctgcttcttcttcttcttattattattgtcTCAAATTAGTTAAGAAGgtgatattaaaaaatatacataCAGACATGAATCATGACCCTCTTGCAAGCTGCTAATTTAGGGGGAGGGCGGCGATTGAATATGTATAATGACACAGATTTCCACTCAAAATTAAATCTCTCCTCGATGAGTTTGACAGATATTTTGTCTTTATTGTTACATTAATGATGCTTATCGCATCAAGGAAGTCCAAATAACATTTGTTCACTTACAATCCTTAATCGTCGTCACAGTAATAAATTCAATATCGACTTAATTATGCATATACCCCAAAAAGAAAAAAGCACTACAAAACTATAATTACTTTCCATTATCAACAATAATATCTCGCTCAATGTGCGTTCCCTGctaattcataaaaataattatattaatacaatATTTTTGAAGCAAGACAAAGAGATAGTCTTTTTATGCCTGAAACCATTTTAGCCTctcttatttatttatgtatgaTATACTAAAAATATATATCGATTTATAAAATTCGAAGTTTTTTTTATATCCataaatattcaaattttaaaatgaacagAAAATGTGTGTGTACCCAAATTAATTTCGATCCCTGTTATATATCAAACCAATTTACAATGATGATTATTTATTATTGGGAACGTAAAACCtttaaaattcattaattaaGGAATTTTTTGACACGTCACAAATAAAAGGGAATTAAATCAGTTTTTGCCATTAATAAGAAGGAAAAAGTAATTACACTTAACTTATTATTAGTACGACGGAGGATGAGAAATTCAAACCCGAAAAGGGTATTGTGTGAGACCAATTGGGCTTAGAAGCCCAATCTCTCCTATGATCGATTTTCAATTATTACTTTTCATAACTTTTATACTTCAAAGTTTAGTATGTACATGAATTACATCATTCaacttttaatataaaattttatcaacTTGATTTTTGgccatttttattatattataattatatttgaacTTGTCAAGTGCAACTCAAACCCGAAGCCCAGATTTAATTTTAAGACTTTGATACAAAATACCTCTATctgcttcttctttttttaaatatatttttcttcttctccACATATCATTTGAATtattcaaatttatttaaaacaacACACGAGGCCGTTGTTGATTTTACATATCTAAAAGGAGACGTAACTTAACACAAAGGCATAAGCCATTAAATGAAGTGCATCTACCTAACCAAaatatcttaaataaaatattcaaaacatatttttttaataaaataaataaataaataaataataaaagaaaaagaacttcAAAAGTTGTTAAGCGTGTTTGGATTAAACATATTAACTTCTGacatttatttatatttgttagttaatattaatattaatattaataataataaagatatTTCTTTACATTTTCAgtaaaaattatgaaaagaggttattttaaatatgttcggttatcaaataaaaaaataataaaaattttattgttGTTTTATATACAACCGCAGCAACCCCAAAGAAACCCTGTAGTCGCTACTTTTTCTGCGTATAACAAAGAGGAGGGCGAGATTGGAGTCTCCTCTTCGAAATATTCGATAATCCGCTAACCTTTCATTTCTAGACCTAATGGCCGTTTCCAGCTGCGCAATGGCGTTTCCGGCCTTCGAGTGCCGGTCAGATCCCGATTTCTCGCGGACGGATGGGCCTTCCGCCAGGAAGATCAAGCCTCCGATGCTCCACGGCGCGGTGTCGGCCTACGGCCTCTCCTCGATGATTTTGAAGTTCCCACCGAATTTTGTGAGGCAGCTGAGCAACAAGGCGCGACGGAACTGCAGCAACATTGGTGTGGCGCAGGTCGTGGCGGCTTCGTGGTCGAACAACCAAGGCGCGTCGATCCCCAAGCCGGCGGCTAAGGCTGTCGATGCCGCCGCCGCACCGGTTGAGACCGGCGTTGATGAGGTGGTTGTGGCTGAAAATACCACTTTTGATCGGGAAAATGTACAGTTTGAGGTTTCGCCTCCTTTCAAATACGCTTCCTTTTTGAATTCCGATGGCAGCGTCGCGATTCATGCcggtatatttttaattattttaaaatattcttgGATTTTCGGTTTTCTTTTCTTAATTTATCCGTTGTGAAATCTCATTTGGGTGCTTCTTCTTGCATATTCTTATTTTCTTGATTATTGTGAAACAATTTTGGAAGAAAAGCAGTTTTTATCGATGCCTAAtcatttataagaaattttcggtatattgATTATTGTGGAAAAGTCTACATGGCATTGTAAGAAGTCTCTTGCCTTATTTGTTGAACGTCCGAATCCTAGATGGATTTCGTTGAATCGATTTTGTTTATCGAAGTGGAttgtactttatttttatgtttacaTTAATTTGTCCAGGTGAAAGATTGGGTCGTGCTATTGTTACTGATGCAATTACTACCCCAGTAGTTAATACATCTGCCtatttcttcaagaaaacaGCTGATCTCATTGATTTTAAGGTATGTTCAATTATTTTCTGGAGATTGACCTAAGTACATGATTTGTCAGCTCATTGAAAGGACTTGCTTTTGAAAATTGTTGACCCACCTAAGGTCAATTATTATGATGATTGTGATTAGTCGACCACAGAACTAATATTACTTCTCGAAGTCTACCCTAAATGTATCGAATTAGTTTGAAAGGATAATAAATGGACCAGCTCTGCTAGGAGTTAGAATAAAATGAGACCAGCTTGCTCTAAATTTCATTGTCTGATTTAGTATTTTTGTACAGGATTAGAAATAATTTGCTTGTGCCTCTTATACATAGCATATACCTAAGGAAATTTGTGCCATTTTACCCTTAGGTCTGCTTGGatttatatatttgaaatgaTGAGTTTCAAATCCATGATTTCAATTTGCTCGGTTTGTTTGCATTAACAAAACTCAAGTAAATTTCAAATCTACTCTACATGAAGTTAAACAATTTTAATAGTATTTATGGTGGATCTCAAAAACACCCGAGatgaatatcatttaaaatccatccccaaatcaaatatttcctATAGTGAACATTTCCAAAAAACCTGAAGTGTACCAAAATTTGACCATAAAGATTGAGATGGATTTGACAAAATTAGTCTATCTTTGTTTGGTTTGCAGGAAAAAAGACGTGCAAGTTTTGAATATGGACGATATGGAAATTACACTACTATTGTTGCCGAGGAAAAGATAAGGTGAAATTGATTCTCCTGTTTAATTCTCTTCTAGCTTTCAATTGGAAACGATTGTCTGGTGGATCACATCAACTGCATTCtgtctttaaaaaaattgtaacaGTGCACTGGAAGGAGCTGAATCAACCCTTCTGATGGCATCTGGAATGTGT
Protein-coding sequences here:
- the LOC142546661 gene encoding transcription factor MYB16-like, encoding MGRSPCCDKIGLKKGPWTPEEDQKLLAYIDLYGHGSWRALPTKSGLQRCGKSCRLRWTNYLRPDIKRGKFSLQEEQSIIQLHALLGNRWSAIATHLPKRTDNEIKNYWNTHLKKRLVKMGIDPVTHKTKNDALLSSDGQSKNAANLSHMAQWESARLEAEARLARQSKLRSATGISFQARNSCQNKNPVVTLRCLDVLKAWKGDFWGKVSEIGGASGGTSTTGIGGRELESPTSTLSSSAVTGQHSTAFIESLGNCSESYDAGIMKETGEEWKFFPVHTNEAENPTDQFPSELQDPPFPGTDNSAEQVPCGSFVENFTNLLLSTSSDRRFSDDGGDSDMNGGGGDYCEENKNYWNSILHLVNSSPSVSPMF